In the genome of Pontibacillus halophilus JSM 076056 = DSM 19796, one region contains:
- a CDS encoding phytoene desaturase family protein, protein MKSVAIVGGGLGGLSAAIYLAKAGYDVSIFEKNAHFGGKMMPVQLGTYHFDFGPNTITMPDVFKDVLRQGGETYEHTLHFEKLESHTRNVFNDGVSFDLSSDPRRMVQQLLKIDPKGARHYPSFLKEIGRLYEQSTKHFLNRTFRSWTDYLSPSLSNAFFRVRPFQTMNEFFNLYFENPKVLQALNRYATYIGSSPYVAPATFAMIAYLELIQGVYYVRGGNTQIAKQFEELATSLGVKLYPNTQITHVPVQEGIAKGVETEDGRMIEVDRVILNGDLLHLFPKLVKEEHRPRFSNKKANSYQPSISGFVILAGVNKRFSTLAHHQLYFSSNYEKEFKQLQQGDYAEDPTIYICTSSKSDPSVSPDGDNLFILVNAPALTKDGQMMEDPERYKNRIYDILERHGLHIRSSLVEETVFTPKDLYEQFGAYRGSIYGPASERRIDAFLRPFNVSQDLSNLYFVGGSTHPGGGSPMVVLSGKNIAEVIKNEDKKA, encoded by the coding sequence ATGAAATCTGTAGCAATCGTAGGGGGAGGTCTTGGAGGTCTTTCTGCTGCCATTTATTTAGCGAAGGCAGGCTACGATGTTTCTATCTTCGAGAAGAACGCGCATTTTGGTGGGAAAATGATGCCGGTTCAACTCGGTACTTATCATTTTGACTTCGGACCGAACACCATTACCATGCCCGATGTATTTAAAGATGTTCTCCGTCAAGGGGGAGAGACATATGAACACACCCTTCACTTTGAGAAACTTGAAAGTCACACGCGAAATGTGTTCAATGACGGGGTGTCCTTTGATTTGTCTAGTGATCCTAGACGAATGGTGCAACAATTACTTAAGATTGACCCGAAGGGCGCACGCCATTACCCTTCCTTCTTGAAAGAAATAGGACGGTTATACGAGCAATCTACAAAGCACTTCTTAAATCGTACATTTCGGTCTTGGACTGATTATTTGTCTCCTTCGTTGTCAAATGCTTTCTTTCGCGTGCGCCCGTTCCAAACCATGAACGAATTCTTTAACTTATACTTTGAGAATCCTAAAGTTCTTCAAGCGCTTAACCGATACGCAACATACATTGGTTCGAGTCCCTACGTCGCACCTGCCACATTCGCCATGATTGCCTATTTAGAACTCATACAAGGTGTGTATTACGTACGAGGGGGAAACACTCAAATCGCCAAACAATTTGAAGAGCTAGCAACATCTCTTGGGGTCAAGCTTTATCCTAATACACAGATTACCCATGTTCCTGTCCAGGAAGGAATCGCCAAAGGGGTAGAGACAGAAGATGGACGAATGATCGAAGTGGACCGTGTTATCCTAAATGGCGATTTGCTCCACTTGTTCCCAAAGCTTGTTAAGGAAGAGCATCGACCTCGATTCTCCAACAAGAAGGCAAACAGCTATCAACCATCTATCTCTGGATTCGTGATATTGGCTGGGGTAAATAAGCGTTTCTCAACTCTAGCCCATCATCAGCTTTACTTCTCCTCAAATTATGAGAAAGAGTTTAAACAGCTTCAACAAGGAGACTACGCAGAAGACCCGACAATCTATATTTGTACATCTTCTAAATCTGACCCGTCCGTCTCACCAGATGGAGATAATCTTTTCATCCTCGTGAATGCTCCCGCATTAACGAAAGATGGACAAATGATGGAAGACCCCGAGCGTTATAAGAACCGAATCTATGACATTCTGGAAAGGCATGGATTGCACATACGTTCTTCGCTTGTAGAAGAAACAGTCTTCACCCCGAAAGACCTCTACGAGCAATTCGGTGCTTATCGCGGCTCAATCTATGGACCTGCTTCAGAACGAAGGATAGATGCGTTCT
- a CDS encoding glycosyltransferase, with product MLLIILCIGLLWLWVNAVFLREVTSLTPTTAQPLVSILIPLRNEEDNVLALIKNLKELSYPNVEVILLDDGSTDRTAERLQSSIQDNKAFTIIQGSPLPDGWNGKVYACHQLSRLAKGEFFLFIDADVRLHPETIQYTLAHMEAERIDLLSGFPNYPLIHKGVQLLVPMQHFVVWAHLPMFIANRTNHAAFTAACGQFMFFRKNAYVAIGGHESVKNSLLEDVHLARRMKEYGWTMKLLNISSLVTCHMYTSMRSLWEGFTKNIYVGIGQSKVLAILLSGYYAFVYLFPFPLAIYGIVTFQPLYVIPYLLTVLQKWIVDRKTGTHGSFAWAVPISASLLIAVLATSMYKAIRGQSYSWKGRMYT from the coding sequence ATGCTTCTGATTATCCTTTGTATAGGGCTCTTGTGGCTATGGGTGAATGCTGTATTTCTTCGTGAAGTAACATCGCTTACTCCAACCACAGCACAGCCACTCGTTTCTATTCTAATTCCGCTTCGTAATGAAGAAGACAACGTTCTAGCTCTTATCAAGAATTTAAAGGAATTATCTTATCCAAATGTTGAGGTTATCCTTCTTGATGATGGTTCTACAGATCGCACTGCAGAACGATTGCAATCATCCATACAAGATAATAAAGCTTTCACAATTATCCAAGGGTCGCCATTGCCAGATGGCTGGAACGGCAAGGTATATGCATGTCATCAACTTAGTCGTCTTGCCAAAGGAGAATTCTTTCTCTTTATTGATGCAGATGTTCGCTTGCATCCCGAGACCATACAATACACACTTGCTCACATGGAAGCCGAAAGAATCGACCTGCTAAGTGGATTTCCGAACTATCCACTTATTCATAAAGGTGTACAATTACTCGTTCCTATGCAACATTTCGTGGTTTGGGCTCACTTACCGATGTTTATAGCGAACCGAACGAACCATGCTGCCTTTACAGCTGCATGCGGGCAATTTATGTTCTTTAGAAAGAATGCGTATGTTGCAATCGGTGGGCACGAATCGGTTAAGAACTCATTACTCGAAGATGTTCACCTTGCAAGAAGGATGAAAGAGTACGGTTGGACAATGAAACTTCTGAACATTTCATCCCTTGTCACCTGCCATATGTATACGTCGATGAGGAGTTTGTGGGAAGGATTCACAAAGAATATCTATGTCGGAATTGGACAGTCCAAAGTGTTAGCCATTCTGTTAAGTGGCTATTACGCCTTTGTTTATCTGTTCCCTTTCCCTCTCGCTATCTATGGGATAGTGACATTCCAACCGTTATATGTCATACCCTATCTACTCACTGTTCTACAGAAATGGATAGTCGATCGAAAAACAGGCACACATGGCAGCTTCGCATGGGCTGTGCCAATCAGCGCCAGTCTATTGATAGCTGTACTAGCCACTTCGATGTACAAAGCTATCCGTGGACAATCGTACTCATGGAAAGGAAGAATGTACACATGA
- a CDS encoding lysophospholipid acyltransferase family protein — translation MIPANKSPLFEWVFHKFNSFFLKRHFQHIYVTGEPPLSRARSLFLVNHSTWWDPLVIFLLNRTCIRSDAYAMMSEEGVQSFPFFRRLGAFSVNQASRRDILASLHYAEERLQHEQAVWMFPQGEEQALEIRPLRFQNGASYVMDKVSNGTVVPIALYYTFQGTRKPNVYISIGTGIPFSNFVHMSRRERTTKLEDIHTSVLDDLKQQVVNGDTQHFQQLL, via the coding sequence ATGATACCAGCCAATAAAAGCCCTTTGTTTGAATGGGTGTTTCATAAATTTAACTCATTCTTTCTAAAGCGGCACTTTCAACATATTTATGTCACGGGAGAACCCCCTCTCAGTAGGGCTAGAAGTCTATTTCTAGTCAATCACAGTACGTGGTGGGACCCTCTTGTCATTTTCTTGCTCAATCGGACCTGTATTAGAAGCGATGCTTATGCCATGATGAGTGAGGAAGGTGTCCAATCGTTTCCGTTCTTTCGTCGACTTGGCGCCTTTTCTGTCAACCAAGCGAGTCGAAGAGATATTCTCGCCTCACTACACTATGCAGAAGAACGGCTTCAGCATGAACAAGCCGTTTGGATGTTTCCTCAAGGCGAAGAGCAGGCACTCGAGATTCGCCCTCTTCGCTTTCAGAATGGCGCGAGTTATGTCATGGATAAGGTAAGCAATGGGACAGTTGTTCCCATTGCTCTCTATTATACATTCCAAGGCACAAGAAAACCGAATGTTTATATTTCAATTGGAACTGGGATTCCATTCTCAAACTTTGTTCATATGTCTAGAAGGGAAAGAACAACAAAGCTTGAAGACATTCATACATCGGTGCTTGACGACTTAAAACAACAAGTGGTCAATGGGGATACCCAACATTTCCAACAACTACTATAA
- a CDS encoding carotenoid biosynthesis protein: MIWIYRVFLVWYGCGFILLTFDLIPKQLEWSNAVFLILAGIIGFIYFTHTYKWKGFFYSSVVFLVSMIVEHVGTTYEIWFGDYYYTEDFGLTIGGVPITIGFAWVMVMGGAHVVSKQLTKRMPTHFRYIVFLLLGGFMAVGIDLILDPVAYQIKEYWIWEESGIYYDIPLSNFTGWFFLAVVFQLFALPLLTHTATSQWDNRIIVVFMGTAIMFIWLALFGGLYLAALLTIVVLGMPLLLYVRMKQIHDTSQ, encoded by the coding sequence ATGATTTGGATTTATCGCGTGTTTCTCGTATGGTATGGTTGTGGGTTTATCCTACTTACATTTGATTTAATCCCAAAGCAGCTTGAATGGTCCAATGCTGTCTTCCTTATATTAGCAGGTATAATTGGATTTATTTACTTCACCCATACATATAAATGGAAAGGATTCTTCTACAGCTCTGTCGTGTTTCTTGTCAGTATGATCGTTGAGCATGTTGGGACAACTTATGAAATTTGGTTTGGAGATTACTACTATACAGAAGACTTTGGGTTAACCATTGGGGGGGTCCCCATTACTATAGGTTTTGCTTGGGTGATGGTAATGGGCGGCGCCCATGTCGTTAGTAAGCAGTTGACAAAAAGGATGCCAACTCATTTCCGCTATATCGTGTTTCTATTATTAGGCGGGTTCATGGCAGTCGGTATTGATCTAATCCTAGACCCAGTTGCCTATCAAATCAAGGAGTACTGGATTTGGGAGGAGTCAGGAATCTATTATGATATTCCACTCTCGAATTTTACTGGATGGTTCTTCTTAGCCGTAGTATTCCAACTATTCGCCTTGCCACTTCTTACACACACCGCGACTTCACAGTGGGATAACCGAATCATCGTTGTGTTTATGGGGACGGCAATTATGTTTATTTGGTTAGCTTTATTTGGCGGCCTTTATTTGGCAGCACTCCTAACTATCGTTGTACTTGGTATGCCATTATTACTCTATGTAAGGATGAAGCAGATTCATGATACCAGCCAATAA
- a CDS encoding diguanylate cyclase domain-containing protein, protein MKIYPTHLTLLQLPTVKQFARAISDSVFIMKVAFHDEGPYFIYEYVNQEGLERSRLTQSCFGKPMEEVLIKGDVSYIRHHYEQALEEKRAVEYSDIIVGSNGKLEARTELIPVFKGEDVTHVVAFTKVFARQQNVLNRQTDRLFYSFMDNAEEAFVIFDLDQRILTVNPAFYEMLGYDKNEIIKQKLSSLQGHEGDSINEYFLLLREGENIPRYSTTWYSKAGQPIYVSIAFTSILDDEGIPAGAVAIIQNLTEEKRTRDAFTATEQLYELIATHTQDLVELIQPDGTMTYVSPSHEAVLGYKPEEMAGDSIVNYVHPEDMRAIRAKFSNPTSSIENETFEYRIHTKTEGYLWAEANIKLVRDEGGSLHHFVSSSRDITKRKDAEEQLKVLAYTDELTGLTNRRVFKNILKKAVARVKRQPISKIGLLYLDGDHFKGINDAYGHLIGDQLLTKLANRLTSVVREEDLVSRIGGDEFAILLATIESPHEAIKVADRILEAMKTPFEIGDVRLTFSFSIGISVFPDEANNAEELLDRADRSLYAAKAQGKNEYVYSSWLDS, encoded by the coding sequence ATGAAAATCTACCCAACCCATTTGACTCTCTTGCAACTTCCTACAGTTAAACAATTTGCAAGAGCCATAAGTGATAGTGTGTTTATAATGAAGGTGGCTTTTCATGATGAGGGCCCTTATTTTATATACGAATATGTTAATCAAGAAGGTTTAGAGCGTTCCAGACTAACCCAATCGTGCTTCGGTAAGCCGATGGAAGAAGTGCTTATTAAAGGTGATGTGTCCTATATTAGACACCATTATGAACAAGCACTAGAAGAAAAGCGAGCTGTAGAATACAGCGACATTATTGTTGGAAGTAACGGGAAATTAGAAGCTCGAACAGAGTTAATTCCAGTGTTTAAAGGTGAAGACGTAACTCATGTTGTTGCGTTCACAAAAGTATTCGCTAGGCAACAAAATGTGCTTAACAGGCAAACGGACCGCTTGTTTTATTCCTTTATGGATAATGCTGAAGAAGCCTTTGTGATCTTCGACCTCGACCAACGAATCCTTACTGTAAATCCCGCTTTTTATGAGATGTTAGGATACGACAAGAATGAAATTATAAAGCAGAAATTGAGTTCACTTCAAGGCCATGAAGGGGATTCAATCAATGAATACTTTCTTCTGTTAAGAGAGGGTGAGAATATCCCCCGATATTCAACAACATGGTATTCGAAAGCTGGACAGCCCATTTATGTATCGATTGCCTTTACGAGCATCCTTGATGACGAAGGGATACCAGCGGGGGCAGTCGCCATTATTCAGAATCTTACAGAAGAGAAGCGAACGAGAGATGCATTTACAGCAACTGAACAGTTGTACGAATTAATTGCGACTCACACGCAAGATTTAGTTGAATTAATCCAGCCAGATGGAACAATGACCTATGTGTCGCCTTCTCATGAAGCTGTTCTCGGGTATAAACCAGAAGAGATGGCTGGAGACTCCATCGTAAATTATGTTCATCCTGAAGACATGAGAGCTATTCGAGCTAAATTCTCTAATCCAACCTCATCAATTGAAAATGAAACGTTTGAATACAGAATCCATACAAAGACAGAAGGCTACTTGTGGGCTGAAGCCAATATTAAGCTCGTTCGAGACGAGGGAGGGAGCCTACACCACTTTGTCTCGTCTTCAAGAGATATTACGAAGCGGAAAGACGCAGAAGAACAATTGAAGGTGTTAGCTTATACGGATGAATTGACTGGGCTGACGAACCGTCGTGTGTTCAAGAATATACTTAAGAAAGCGGTCGCACGCGTTAAACGACAACCAATTTCTAAGATCGGTTTGTTGTATCTCGATGGTGATCACTTCAAAGGAATCAACGATGCCTATGGACATCTTATAGGAGATCAGCTGCTAACCAAACTAGCAAATCGCCTAACAAGTGTTGTTAGAGAGGAAGACCTGGTTTCGAGGATAGGGGGAGATGAATTTGCGATTCTTCTCGCTACGATTGAGTCCCCACATGAAGCAATTAAAGTAGCTGACCGAATTCTAGAAGCGATGAAGACCCCCTTTGAAATTGGAGATGTACGACTTACTTTCTCTTTCAGTATAGGAATTAGTGTGTTTCCAGATGAAGCTAATAATGCTGAAGAGTTACTTGATCGAGCAGACCGGTCCCTTTATGCCGCGAAAGCACAAGGAAAAAATGAATATGTGTACTCCTCATGGCTAGATTCATAA
- a CDS encoding sulfite exporter TauE/SafE family protein: MDVTTLLLILIVGMGAGFMNILAGGGSLLTLPLLIFLGLPAALANGTNRVAIVVQNLVALRSFHKKGLLLWKQGWLYGIPATIGTIIGSLLAVEIPESWFNRILSIVMVVILGTLFIKPKNGHSPAPMTMTKKVLMALAFILIGLYGGFIQAGVGFIIVSLLRFTSSIDLVKINSLKVLIVTIYISFSLAIFIVKGQVHWGYGLTLAVGNSLGAALAAKAAIQKGEGVIKVVIVIAVIIMSLNLWFT, translated from the coding sequence TTGGACGTAACGACGCTTTTACTCATTCTTATTGTAGGAATGGGGGCAGGATTTATGAACATTTTAGCTGGGGGTGGGTCTTTATTAACACTCCCCTTACTTATCTTTCTTGGCCTTCCAGCTGCACTTGCTAACGGAACCAATCGAGTAGCCATCGTGGTTCAAAATCTCGTAGCACTTCGGTCCTTTCATAAGAAAGGACTTCTCCTTTGGAAACAAGGGTGGCTTTACGGCATTCCAGCTACGATTGGCACCATTATTGGCTCCTTACTAGCAGTGGAAATCCCAGAAAGTTGGTTTAATCGAATATTGTCTATTGTGATGGTTGTCATCTTAGGAACATTATTTATTAAACCGAAGAACGGTCATTCACCGGCTCCTATGACGATGACGAAGAAGGTCTTAATGGCTCTGGCCTTTATTCTAATTGGTTTGTATGGTGGATTCATACAGGCAGGCGTAGGCTTTATCATTGTTTCCTTGCTCCGCTTCACCTCTTCCATAGACCTTGTTAAGATTAATAGTTTAAAGGTTCTAATCGTAACCATCTATATCTCATTCTCTCTTGCTATTTTCATTGTGAAAGGTCAAGTGCACTGGGGATATGGCCTTACTCTCGCAGTCGGAAATAGTCTTGGAGCTGCACTTGCTGCTAAAGCCGCCATCCAAAAAGGAGAAGGCGTAATCAAAGTTGTCATCGTCATTGCCGTCATCATCATGAGCCTTAACCTTTGGTTCACGTAA
- a CDS encoding S1C family serine protease codes for MKRNTLLPVLLASFIVALGGASAYLLFDHTTNDTIEATSSIGEKVSENSSSPATDLKSLIYRAQQTVVQIEAEDDTTEKIGSGFLYNGKGDIITNAHVIKDASTIYVKTADTKTYPAAVLGMNQEVDVAVIRVPQLANRVPMELSKDQIGEVGDEIIAIGSPHGFQNTVTTGIISGKERNFSIGSYSYENVYQISAPISEGNSGGPLIQRDTGEVIGINSARSEGTSIGFSIPISNVLDDAVTWTSEAADKQLVYDRLSETDPPSTKQMAKDARSLIQFFYQSLSLRDYESAYRLLSSDWQEEVSYEDFRNHFATITEISIQSMDVNFMTEQEVRVIVKTNQTLTKDGKQARYNGTTSFHVKAENGQLKLMSADQK; via the coding sequence ATGAAGAGGAATACCTTATTACCTGTTCTTTTAGCTAGTTTCATAGTCGCATTAGGCGGTGCAAGTGCTTATCTCCTATTCGACCATACGACCAACGATACAATTGAAGCCACCTCTTCCATTGGTGAGAAGGTTTCCGAGAATTCGTCCTCTCCTGCTACGGATTTAAAATCTCTCATTTACCGTGCTCAGCAGACGGTTGTCCAAATTGAAGCAGAAGACGATACTACGGAGAAAATAGGCAGTGGGTTTCTATATAACGGGAAAGGCGATATTATTACGAATGCCCATGTCATCAAGGATGCGAGCACTATATATGTAAAGACGGCTGATACGAAGACTTATCCAGCTGCGGTATTAGGAATGAATCAGGAAGTCGACGTGGCGGTCATACGAGTACCTCAACTGGCAAACCGCGTGCCAATGGAACTATCGAAAGACCAAATTGGAGAAGTTGGGGACGAGATTATTGCAATCGGTTCCCCGCACGGCTTTCAAAACACAGTTACAACTGGAATTATATCAGGAAAAGAGCGAAACTTCTCAATTGGTAGCTACTCATACGAGAATGTATATCAAATCTCTGCGCCTATTAGTGAAGGAAATAGCGGAGGTCCGTTAATCCAGCGTGACACTGGTGAAGTGATTGGTATAAATTCTGCTAGGTCTGAAGGAACATCAATTGGATTTAGCATCCCCATTTCGAATGTTCTTGACGATGCTGTGACGTGGACGAGCGAAGCAGCAGACAAACAACTTGTGTACGATCGCTTAAGTGAAACAGATCCCCCATCAACGAAACAGATGGCTAAGGACGCTCGTTCTCTTATCCAATTCTTCTATCAAAGTTTGTCACTACGAGACTATGAGAGCGCCTATCGCCTGTTAAGTTCCGATTGGCAAGAAGAAGTAAGCTATGAGGATTTTCGTAACCACTTTGCTACGATAACAGAGATTTCGATTCAATCTATGGATGTAAACTTCATGACAGAACAAGAAGTACGCGTCATCGTTAAGACGAATCAGACTTTAACAAAGGATGGGAAACAAGCGAGGTATAACGGGACTACATCGTTCCACGTTAAAGCAGAAAATGGGCAACTAAAACTCATGTCAGCCGATCAAAAATAA
- a CDS encoding DUF1659 domain-containing protein — MANELLTSSNLKLVFESGLDEKGNMTFKTKSFGNIKTDVTADQLMSVAQSLASLQQLTLSSVKRTDVSDVLENE, encoded by the coding sequence ATGGCAAATGAATTACTCACAAGTTCAAATTTAAAGCTTGTATTTGAAAGCGGGTTAGACGAGAAGGGCAACATGACCTTTAAAACCAAGTCATTTGGCAATATCAAGACTGATGTAACAGCTGATCAGTTGATGTCTGTCGCACAATCGTTAGCTTCTTTACAGCAGCTAACTTTGTCATCAGTGAAACGGACAGATGTATCTGATGTACTCGAGAACGAATAA
- a CDS encoding DUF2922 domain-containing protein → MQKRLELKFLTADNKTATFTLDQPIEPIDVSKLQTVMDEIVAQNIFMTSSGDFVGKKEARLVQNEITEFEL, encoded by the coding sequence ATGCAAAAGAGGCTAGAGTTAAAATTCTTAACAGCGGACAACAAAACCGCAACGTTTACGCTAGATCAGCCAATAGAACCCATTGATGTAAGTAAACTACAGACGGTTATGGATGAAATCGTCGCTCAGAACATCTTCATGACTTCATCTGGCGACTTTGTTGGAAAGAAAGAAGCAAGACTTGTGCAAAATGAAATAACTGAATTTGAACTGTAA
- a CDS encoding YvrJ family protein, whose protein sequence is MEQWMSWIPEIGFPVAVTFYLLHRVETKLDQLSECIFTLAEQLR, encoded by the coding sequence GTGGAACAATGGATGTCATGGATTCCTGAGATTGGCTTTCCTGTAGCGGTGACATTTTATTTATTACACCGTGTCGAGACAAAGCTTGATCAACTTTCAGAATGCATATTCACATTAGCAGAGCAATTACGATGA
- the lepB gene encoding signal peptidase I: MSKSAKKEILDWGKAILFALVLAFLIRNFIFATSIVEGKSMDPTLEDGERVMYNKFVYLWDTPERGDIVIIERPTKNYVKRVIGLPGDKVKVNGHELYVNGERQTQAYLEESAIQDTADYSEVTVPEGQYFVMGDNRSISKDSRNGLGFIEQEEIIGKSEFVIYPFNEVSKTN; encoded by the coding sequence TTGAGCAAAAGCGCTAAGAAAGAGATACTCGACTGGGGAAAAGCGATCCTCTTTGCACTTGTCCTAGCTTTTTTAATCCGTAATTTCATCTTTGCAACATCCATTGTTGAAGGTAAAAGTATGGACCCAACATTAGAAGACGGTGAACGGGTAATGTATAATAAGTTCGTTTATCTGTGGGACACTCCAGAACGAGGAGACATTGTCATTATTGAACGTCCAACGAAAAACTACGTTAAGCGTGTAATCGGACTCCCTGGAGATAAAGTAAAAGTAAACGGACATGAACTATATGTAAATGGGGAACGCCAAACTCAAGCCTACTTAGAGGAATCAGCTATTCAAGATACAGCTGACTATAGTGAAGTGACTGTACCAGAGGGACAGTATTTCGTTATGGGTGATAACCGTTCTATTTCGAAAGATAGTCGGAATGGCCTTGGCTTTATAGAACAGGAAGAGATAATTGGGAAATCAGAATTTGTGATTTACCCATTCAATGAGGTAAGTAAAACGAACTAA
- a CDS encoding PilZ domain-containing protein produces MFYKRNEPFRYTFGSPIESSIEVEQEEKKETYTVAIHDLSQTGARMELPTAVELSNNTPLFLTFTLMEETFEVRGTTMWTKEMGRTKYVGIHLDPDDEWKKRLVNTLKQYARKHI; encoded by the coding sequence ATGTTCTATAAACGAAACGAGCCATTTCGCTATACATTCGGCTCTCCAATCGAGAGCTCGATTGAAGTTGAACAGGAAGAGAAGAAAGAGACATATACTGTAGCAATTCACGACCTTAGTCAGACAGGAGCAAGAATGGAACTGCCTACAGCAGTTGAATTAAGTAACAACACCCCCCTCTTCCTAACATTTACGCTAATGGAAGAAACATTTGAAGTCAGAGGCACGACGATGTGGACGAAAGAGATGGGACGAACAAAATACGTAGGGATTCATCTAGATCCAGACGATGAATGGAAGAAACGGTTAGTCAACACGTTGAAGCAATACGCTCGTAAACACATCTAA
- a CDS encoding ATP-grasp domain-containing protein, whose product MNLITFQPFRTLGVPGVSYIKPDRTLLELERIKQADGVLFPERWQLPIISHGLRKKLYPSYESIILGHNKIDMTRALQAIIPSMLPYTEIKANTEGNRRMILDTFPFPFVMKENRSSMGDGVFLIKNEKDFFTYTENIGDILYVQEYIECDREARVCVVGGKVFSSYWKVSEHNAFHHNIAKGGTVSFDSVPRDLLTLVQFIVDELNINHAGFDVLYVEGKPYVLEFNVLFGNQGLLKQGKTVEQEIYDYVFHTFKPLSPSPGSFDKHIS is encoded by the coding sequence ATGAACCTCATTACATTTCAGCCTTTCCGCACCCTTGGAGTTCCTGGGGTGTCTTATATTAAGCCTGATCGTACGTTACTAGAGTTAGAACGAATTAAGCAAGCAGATGGTGTATTATTCCCTGAAAGATGGCAACTCCCTATCATTAGTCATGGGTTGCGAAAGAAATTGTATCCAAGCTACGAGTCAATTATCCTCGGACATAATAAAATTGACATGACCCGAGCCTTACAAGCTATTATTCCAAGTATGCTCCCCTATACTGAAATCAAGGCAAATACAGAAGGGAATCGACGCATGATTCTTGATACGTTCCCTTTCCCATTTGTTATGAAAGAAAATCGGAGTTCAATGGGAGACGGCGTATTCCTAATCAAGAATGAGAAAGATTTCTTCACTTATACAGAGAACATCGGTGACATTCTGTATGTGCAAGAGTACATTGAATGTGATCGAGAGGCACGTGTATGCGTTGTTGGAGGCAAAGTCTTTAGTAGTTACTGGAAAGTATCGGAGCACAATGCGTTCCATCATAATATAGCAAAAGGCGGTACAGTTAGCTTTGATTCTGTACCAAGGGATTTACTCACACTCGTACAATTCATTGTAGATGAGTTAAACATTAACCATGCAGGATTCGACGTCTTATATGTTGAAGGAAAACCATATGTCCTCGAGTTCAACGTCTTATTCGGCAATCAAGGGCTGTTAAAGCAAGGGAAGACAGTGGAACAAGAAATATATGACTATGTGTTTCATACATTTAAACCACTCTCCCCTTCTCCAGGATCATTTGACAAGCATATCTCCTAA
- a CDS encoding aspartyl-phosphate phosphatase Spo0E family protein — protein MIRERSISVHPHLEEQIKQKREEMIAVAMKEGIHSMNTLHISQDLDQLLNEQQWMRNQVITLK, from the coding sequence ATGATAAGAGAGAGAAGTATCTCGGTTCATCCACATTTAGAAGAACAAATAAAACAAAAAAGAGAAGAAATGATTGCGGTTGCTATGAAAGAAGGCATTCACAGCATGAATACTTTACATATTAGTCAGGATTTAGACCAGCTCTTGAATGAGCAGCAATGGATGCGGAATCAGGTTATCACTCTAAAATGA
- a CDS encoding aspartyl-phosphate phosphatase Spo0E family protein, with amino-acid sequence MANHLAHTTPKQVRDRIERLRREMIQIATVKGLTSMESLAISKELDDLLNLYEYMKTDRIDY; translated from the coding sequence GTGGCTAATCATTTAGCACATACGACACCTAAACAGGTTCGTGATCGGATTGAGCGATTACGTAGAGAGATGATTCAAATTGCGACAGTTAAAGGGTTAACGAGTATGGAATCATTGGCGATTAGCAAAGAGCTAGATGATTTGTTAAATCTTTATGAGTATATGAAAACAGACCGTATAGATTACTAA
- a CDS encoding DUF6254 family protein, which produces MMSDQKRRLERKKRQRKEKQNPHGKVKSFEELSKENPNK; this is translated from the coding sequence ATGATGAGCGATCAAAAGCGCCGACTAGAGCGAAAAAAACGTCAACGTAAAGAAAAACAAAATCCTCATGGAAAAGTGAAGAGCTTTGAGGAACTATCTAAAGAAAACCCAAACAAATAA